One Conger conger chromosome 18, fConCon1.1, whole genome shotgun sequence DNA window includes the following coding sequences:
- the gpatch11 gene encoding G patch domain-containing protein 11 yields the protein MAGDEDDYMSDAFLKQMEEVRPGMPMVKRVKDAIKREASHKEKNEKNRQKTYKEQEQESREAVLHNSISNENRGFAMLQKMGYKAGQGLGKHGAGRVEPIPLNIKTDRGGIGIEEVKKRKAEERLEHYRRKVQVKQHTEKQSLEDYRARMRTEREERQAEGDLRRSQRACEQLDSQKCIGVPRESWYWPEANHDKEEEEEGDRDPEAKQESEDNEEEELSSLDKLQILTSYLRGVHFYCIWCGTMYNDEEDLTSNCPGDTAMDHD from the exons ATGGCAGGCGATGAAGATGATTATATGTCAGATGCCTTCCTCAAGCAGAT GGAAGAAGTGAGACCAGGCATGCCCATGGTGAAACGAGTGAAAGATGCAATAAAAAGGGAAGCCTCGCacaaggaaaaaaatgaaaagaaccGTCAGAAGACCtacaaggagcaggagcaggagagtCGCGAGGCCGTGCTGCACAACAGCATCAGCAATGAAAATCGAGGCTTTGCGATGCTACAGAAAATGGGCTACAAAGCTGGCCAAGGGCTGGGAAAACATG GGGCAGGACGAGTTGAACCTATTCCACTGAATATCAAAACGG ATCGCGGTGGTATTGGAATAGAGGAAGTGAAGAAGCGGAAGGCGGAGGAGCGGCTGGAGCACTATCGACGCAAGGTGCAGGTGAAGCAGCACACCGAGAAGCAGTCCCTGGAGGACTACAG GGCGAGGATGAGgacggagagggaggagaggcaggCGGAAGGGGATCTCCGGAGGAGCCAGAGGGCTTGCGAGCAGCTGGACAGCCAGAAG TGCATCGGTGTCCCAAGGGAGAGCTGGTACTGGCCGGAGGCTAACCATgataaagaggaagaggaagagggcgACAGAGATCCTGAAGCCAAGCAAGAGAGCGAAGacaatgaggaagaggagctgaGT TCTCTGGACAAGTTGCAGATTTTGACATCGTACCTAAGAGGCGTGCATTTCTACTGCATATGGTGTGGGACCATGTACAATG ACGAAGAGGATTTGACATCAAACTGTCCAGGTGACACAGCCATGGACCATGACTGA
- the eif2ak2 gene encoding interferon-induced, double-stranded RNA-activated protein kinase: MDGQNYVPRLNELVQKSRFILKFEDVCVDGPDHCRTFTIKAVINDKDYPVGVGRNKKEAKQNAAKNAFHAILGESVQQNDSADMTRPAQCPSPQSTIGLIAQPNYVCWLNEYSHKTRVAFKAIESLQMGQSYSSQYCKYVADGKEFPGASASSRKEAKELAAKKVYEELMRESNKQAVDESRTGNATGQDEALSQSVSASLGRLNGSPTLEDNNFIGTLNHYCQKTKRVCDYKYVEKKGPSHDPIFVYRVVIDKNEYPACEGKTAKEAKQRAAAKAWEILKEQPDWDSQVSCWSPVTEKSTLSPPSVRESEDEAGTHNQAESSSGGIVFKSSSNAVTPKMAGDVKPRRIMAPRFSNALIKENVVKNNNLGKSPEKNTQSTDSVFLKDYDQIEAIGKGGFGRVYKARKIIEDKNVAVKIVKSTKKALREVAALSHLQHLHIVRYYHAWIESTRYQGEPSESSSSTSDSGAPDNFVYIQMELCEGGTLRAWIDNRNRGSYQKLKTRDKEALVILQQMVDGVKYIHSKKLIHRDLKPLNIMFASDKTLKIGDFGLVTSAESDSDGAMLERTKKTGTRWYMSPEQMNQSKYDKEVDIFALGLIFFEVLWKMTTVCEKSDIWKDVRKRKFPPQFCVDYTVEYKLIEQMLSENPADRPDAPAIAAELEKYQTCIKKDQQALQDMKTI, translated from the exons ATGGATGGGCAAAATTATGTTCCCAGACTGAATGAACTTGTGCAGAAATCACGtttcattctgaaatttgaGGATGTCTGTGTAGATGGGCCAGACCATTGCCGAAC ATTCACAATCAAAGCTGTGATTAATGACAAGGACTATCCCGTTGGAGTTGGGCGGAACAAGAAAGAGGCTAAACAAAATGCCGCAAAAAATGCTTTTCATGCCATTCTTGGTGAATCAGTCCAGCAGAATGACTCCGCAGAT ATGACCAGACCAGCTCAATGTCCCTCTCCACAGTCTACCATAGGGCTTATCGCACAGCCAAACTACGTGTGCTGGCTCAATGAGTACAGCCATAAAACGAGGGTGGCTTTCAAGGCTATTGAATCACTGCAAATGGGCCAAAGCTACAGTTCTCA ATACTGTAAGTATGTTGCTGATGGCAAGGAATTCCCAGGGGCCTCTGCAAGCTCAAGGAAAGAAGCCAAGGAGCTGGCAGCAAAAAAAGTGTATGAGGAGCTTATGAGAGAATCCAACAAACAG GCCGTAGACGAAAGCCGAACAGGAAATGCCACTGGGCAAGATGAAGCATtgagtcagagtgtgtcagCTAG CCTTGGAAGATTGAATGGATCTCCAACACTGGAGGATAATAACTTCATAGGAACTCTGAATCACTACTGCCAGAAGACCAAACGTGTATGTGACTACAAATACGTTGAGAAAAAAGGTCCCTCACATGATCCTAT ATTTGTGTACAGGGTAGTgattgataaaaatgaatacCCAGCGTGCGAGGGGAAGACCGCTAAAGAAGCGAAGCAGCGTGCAGCGGCGAAGGCCTGGGAGATCCTGAAAGAGCAGCCCGACTGGGACAGCCAG gtatcgtgctggtcACCAGTTACAGAGAAGAGCACTTTGTCTCCTCCTTCTGTACG TGAATCTGAAGATGAGGCTGGAACACATAACCAGGCCGAAAGCTCCAGCGGAGGCATTGTCTTCAAAAGTTCATCCAATGCTGTGACTCCTAAAATG GCAGGAGATGTCAAACCCAGAAGAAT aatGGCACCACGTTTTTCCAACgcgttaatcaaggaaaatgttgtgaaaaacaacaatttGGGAAAATCACCAGAAAAGAACACCCAATCTACAGACTCGGT GTTTCTGAAGGACTACGACCAAATCGAGGCAATTGGAAAAGGTGGATTTGGTCGTGTTTACAAggcaagaaaaataattgaagacaaaaatgttgcagtgaaaatagtAAAGAGTACAAA AAAAGCTCTTCGAGAAGTGGCTGCCCTGTCACACCTTCAACATCTCCATATTGTGCGCTATTACCACGCTTGGATTGAATCCACAAGATACCAGGGTGAACCTTCTGAGAGCTCCAGCAG CACTTCTGACAGCGGTGCACCTGATAATTTTGTGTATATCCAAATGGAGCTGTGTGAGGGAGGCACTTTGAGGGCTTGGATCGATAATAGAAACAGAGGGAGCTACCAGAAATTGAAGACGAGGGACAAAGAGGCCTTGGTCATCCTCCAGCAGATGGTCGACGGAGTGAAATACATCCACTCAAAGAAGCTCATTCACAGAGATCTGAAG CCATTAAACATAATGTTTGCGAGTGACAAGACATTGAAGATTGGAGACTTTGGCCTGGTGACTTCTGCGGAGAGTGACAGTGATGGCGCCATGCTGGAGAGGACGAAGAAGACGGGGACACGCTGGTACATGAGCCCCGAACAG ATGAACCAGAGTAAATATGACAAAGAAGTTGATATTTTCGCTTTGGGACTGATTTTCTTTGAAGTTCTATGGAAGATGACCACAGTATGTGAAAAATCAGAC ATTTGGAAAGATGTGAGAAAGCGAAAGTTTCCACCTCAGTTCTGCGTAGACTACACGGTAGAG TATAAACTGATTGAACAAATGCTGTCTGAAAATCCAGCGGACAGACCGGATGCCCCAGCGATCGCTGCAGAGCTGGAGAAATACCAGACTTGCATTAAAAAAGACCAGCAAGCACTTCAGGATATGAAAACAATTTGA